A genomic stretch from Bacillus sp. N1-1 includes:
- a CDS encoding serine hydrolase domain-containing protein yields MRRKTLSLLLTTALGTSLLAPGSGLAAPGPTIEKEGKINMNQSKSHPVFSWDNPGPTSPVLHPGSIKGAGMREQPLDEIDGLLESAIDDQVMPGAVAFVARRGHIVKEEAYGYSAQYTDGDFTEMDNPIPMSEDTIFDLASISKLFTTTAAMTLYEDGAFQLDDPVAKYIPEFAANGKENVTIEQLMTHTSGFKPWIPLYTIGEDREDRLEYVFQYPLQSAPGTDYTYSDLNMITLGALIERLSGMRLDEYVKQEITEPLGMDNTMYNPPAELKERIAATEYQPWTNRGLVWGEVHDESAWSLDGVAGHAGVFSTAADLAKFAHMYLMEGRYGGTRILEPATVKLLTKNRIPEFSGDDHGLGWELQQGWFMDALSESTTLGHTGYTGTSIVVSPTNQTIAILLTNRVHPTRETVSTSPTRRAFARQVADAIPVAMDKKADPWFAGYGNNESKQLTAEVDVKEATTLSFDTWYQMEEGYDTGTVEVSENGEEWTEVASFTGVSESWETEEVSIPANTTKIRFTYHTDGSTNKRGWYVDAAKLDQQKISFTSNEWVKRAY; encoded by the coding sequence ATGAGAAGAAAAACGCTGTCGCTGCTTCTAACTACCGCACTTGGAACATCCCTTTTAGCTCCAGGGTCAGGACTGGCTGCTCCGGGACCCACAATTGAGAAAGAGGGGAAGATCAATATGAATCAAAGCAAGAGCCACCCCGTTTTTTCGTGGGACAATCCGGGACCAACTTCACCCGTTCTTCACCCCGGTTCGATTAAAGGGGCTGGAATGAGAGAACAACCGCTTGACGAGATTGATGGTTTACTTGAAAGCGCCATTGATGATCAGGTTATGCCTGGCGCTGTTGCTTTTGTTGCAAGAAGAGGACATATCGTGAAGGAAGAAGCGTACGGTTATTCGGCTCAATACACTGATGGTGACTTTACTGAAATGGACAATCCGATTCCGATGAGTGAAGATACCATTTTTGATCTTGCCTCAATTAGTAAGCTGTTCACAACGACGGCGGCGATGACGCTTTATGAGGATGGGGCTTTTCAGTTAGATGACCCTGTTGCGAAGTACATTCCTGAATTTGCGGCAAATGGAAAAGAAAACGTTACGATCGAACAGCTCATGACCCACACCTCTGGATTTAAACCGTGGATTCCACTCTACACAATCGGAGAAGATCGAGAGGATCGCTTAGAGTATGTGTTTCAATATCCACTTCAATCAGCGCCAGGAACAGACTATACATACAGCGACCTTAACATGATTACCCTTGGTGCTTTGATTGAACGGTTGTCAGGCATGCGACTCGATGAGTATGTAAAGCAGGAAATCACAGAGCCGCTTGGCATGGACAATACGATGTATAACCCGCCAGCTGAATTAAAAGAACGAATCGCCGCAACCGAATACCAGCCTTGGACGAACCGAGGACTTGTTTGGGGCGAGGTGCATGATGAGAGCGCCTGGTCACTTGACGGAGTGGCTGGTCATGCCGGTGTGTTTTCAACGGCAGCGGACCTTGCGAAATTTGCGCATATGTATTTGATGGAAGGACGCTACGGCGGAACGCGAATTCTTGAACCGGCAACTGTAAAACTTTTAACTAAAAACCGGATTCCAGAGTTTTCTGGAGACGATCATGGACTTGGCTGGGAGCTTCAACAGGGCTGGTTCATGGATGCTTTATCTGAAAGCACTACGCTCGGGCATACCGGGTATACTGGAACGTCGATCGTTGTGAGCCCAACAAATCAAACGATTGCGATTCTGTTAACGAACCGCGTGCACCCTACGCGTGAAACCGTTTCGACTTCACCAACGCGACGAGCATTTGCGAGACAAGTAGCAGATGCGATTCCAGTTGCGATGGATAAAAAGGCAGACCCATGGTTCGCAGGCTATGGCAATAACGAGTCCAAACAATTAACAGCAGAAGTTGATGTAAAAGAAGCAACGACACTTTCGTTTGATACGTGGTATCAAATGGAGGAAGGCTATGACACAGGAACAGTTGAGGTTTCAGAGAATGGCGAGGAGTGGACTGAAGTGGCATCGTTTACTGGCGTGAGTGAAAGTTGGGAAACAGAAGAAGTTTCTATTCCGGCTAATACCACAAAAATTCGCTTTACTTATCACACAGACGGTTCAACGAATAAGCGCGGTTGGTACGTCGATGCGGCCAAACTCGATCAACAGAAAATATCGTTCACAAGCAATGAATGGGTGAAGCGAGCTTATTAA
- a CDS encoding glycoside hydrolase family 3 protein: MMFSQMWLPRAGAESDGPQLILMENVPEVSAAFDGDMMTLHPLHIYEDGHFMKTEQNLTWKSSNKNVAKVDDEGQVTLTGQRGRTFISVSDGESSDRIGIDYKVNKSDKKSSTPAIVKQKGKQYNLIGNAIAGMTMEEKVGQMLMPDYRNWDGQNVTKMLPEIEAQIKQYHLGGVILFRENVVTTEQTTKLVAEYQSASEKYGMLMTIDQEGGIVTRLQSGTDMPGNMALGATRSPELSENVGHAIGEELASLGINMNFAPDMDVNNNPDNPVIGVRSFGEDPELVADLGIAYTKGLQETGVAATAKHFPGHGDTAVDSHLGLPEVPYDKDRLMEVELYPFQKAMEAGIDAIMTAHVTFPKIDDTKVISKKDGTEISLPATLSHKVLTELMRDEMGYEGVITTDAMNMGAIQDHFGSVDAAIRAVKAGTDIVLMPVGLPEVAEGLYAAVESGDISEERIEASVERILTLKVNRGIIKSEQPIDVEDQIQEALQTVGSAEHKAVEKEVADKSITLVKNDEVLPLANNDDHVVVVGRSFVSTLGEAVKAQHANTTVIEANSSYTLTDEQRETISSADQIIVGTYTYSVGTRSPEHPQMMLVNAIMNEADAPVIAVGIRNPYDIMAYPDVDSYLTQYGFRTASFEATAATIFGENAPTGKLPITIPGETGGILYNFGHGLTY; encoded by the coding sequence ATGATGTTTTCACAAATGTGGCTGCCAAGAGCTGGTGCAGAAAGCGACGGGCCACAATTAATTTTAATGGAAAACGTTCCTGAAGTAAGCGCAGCATTTGATGGAGACATGATGACGCTTCATCCGCTCCATATTTATGAAGACGGTCATTTTATGAAAACAGAGCAGAATCTTACGTGGAAGTCATCGAATAAGAATGTTGCGAAAGTAGATGATGAAGGACAAGTTACCTTAACAGGTCAGCGTGGACGCACATTCATTAGCGTTTCTGATGGCGAAAGTAGTGATCGCATTGGGATTGATTACAAAGTGAATAAATCGGATAAAAAATCGTCTACTCCAGCGATCGTTAAGCAAAAAGGAAAGCAGTACAACCTGATTGGAAATGCGATTGCTGGCATGACGATGGAAGAAAAAGTTGGTCAAATGCTTATGCCAGATTACCGAAACTGGGATGGTCAAAATGTGACTAAGATGCTTCCAGAAATCGAAGCGCAGATCAAACAGTATCACCTTGGTGGCGTGATTTTATTTCGAGAGAATGTAGTAACAACTGAACAAACAACGAAGCTAGTCGCTGAATATCAGTCGGCTTCGGAGAAGTACGGCATGCTGATGACGATCGATCAGGAAGGCGGAATCGTCACACGTCTTCAGTCTGGAACAGATATGCCTGGAAACATGGCGCTTGGCGCAACGCGTTCACCGGAGCTTTCGGAAAACGTCGGGCATGCGATCGGAGAGGAGCTTGCTTCTCTTGGTATCAACATGAACTTTGCTCCCGATATGGATGTGAACAACAATCCAGATAACCCTGTCATTGGCGTTCGTTCGTTTGGCGAAGATCCAGAGCTTGTTGCTGATCTTGGGATTGCTTATACGAAAGGACTTCAAGAAACTGGCGTAGCGGCAACAGCGAAGCATTTCCCTGGTCACGGAGATACGGCCGTTGATTCACACCTTGGGCTGCCTGAAGTTCCTTATGACAAAGATCGCCTCATGGAAGTAGAGCTTTATCCATTCCAAAAGGCGATGGAAGCAGGGATCGACGCGATCATGACTGCTCACGTGACGTTCCCAAAAATTGATGATACAAAAGTGATTTCGAAAAAAGACGGAACGGAAATTTCACTTCCTGCCACGCTCTCTCACAAAGTGTTAACCGAATTAATGCGGGATGAGATGGGGTATGAAGGTGTCATTACAACAGATGCGATGAACATGGGCGCCATTCAAGATCATTTCGGATCTGTCGATGCAGCGATTCGGGCAGTGAAAGCAGGAACGGATATCGTCTTGATGCCTGTTGGTCTTCCGGAAGTTGCGGAAGGACTATATGCAGCGGTGGAATCTGGTGACATTTCTGAGGAACGCATTGAAGCTTCCGTTGAACGCATTTTAACGTTAAAAGTGAACAGAGGGATCATCAAATCTGAGCAACCTATTGATGTAGAAGACCAAATTCAAGAAGCACTTCAGACGGTAGGTTCAGCTGAGCATAAAGCCGTCGAGAAAGAAGTCGCAGACAAGTCCATTACGCTTGTGAAGAATGATGAAGTATTACCGCTTGCAAATAATGATGATCATGTTGTCGTGGTTGGGAGAAGTTTCGTGTCTACGCTAGGTGAGGCCGTAAAAGCGCAGCATGCGAATACGACAGTGATTGAAGCAAATTCCAGCTACACGTTAACGGACGAACAGCGTGAAACAATTTCTTCCGCTGATCAAATTATTGTAGGAACTTACACGTACAGTGTTGGAACGCGTTCACCTGAGCATCCGCAAATGATGTTGGTTAATGCCATCATGAATGAAGCAGACGCACCTGTTATAGCCGTTGGCATTCGGAATCCATATGACATCATGGCGTATCCGGACGTTGATAGCTACCTGACACAGTATGGTTTTAGAACGGCGAGTTTTGAAGCAACCGCGGCAACTATTTTTGGTGAAAATGCACCAACAGGAAAGTTACCTATTACGATTCCAGGGGAAACAGGTGGCATCCTTTATAACTTTGGACATGGTTTAACGTACTAA
- a CDS encoding tripartite tricarboxylate transporter TctB family protein, translating into MLASVERKVAIVLFLLSILYLVSSFQLPAFPYAIVDADALPKGLGFLLIALSILLFIQNPVEDRKKSDIKKDEILMLLAVAGLIFVYILLFELLGFVVITIVFLLVTSRLLGYTKWKTLIAVSIGFTLVLYFSFNYLLQIYLPQGILPF; encoded by the coding sequence ATGCTAGCAAGTGTAGAACGTAAAGTAGCTATTGTTTTATTCCTATTATCAATTTTATATCTCGTCTCTAGTTTTCAGCTACCAGCTTTCCCATACGCCATCGTAGATGCTGACGCTCTTCCGAAAGGACTGGGATTTTTACTCATAGCCCTTTCGATTTTACTATTCATACAGAACCCTGTTGAAGATCGAAAGAAAAGTGACATTAAAAAAGATGAAATATTGATGTTGCTTGCGGTTGCAGGTCTTATCTTCGTCTATATACTCTTATTTGAGCTCCTAGGATTTGTCGTTATTACGATTGTATTCCTGCTCGTGACATCACGTTTACTTGGTTATACGAAATGGAAAACGCTGATCGCAGTTTCAATCGGATTTACGCTCGTTCTCTATTTTTCATTTAACTACTTACTTCAAATCTATTTACCACAGGGGATACTTCCCTTTTAG
- a CDS encoding MupG family TIM beta-alpha barrel fold protein: MSIFLGSDSDMEGKLEKAQSFGVKVLFTSLHIPEDDHTIYETRLKELGRLAKKYKMELVADISPHSITFLGIESYEDLLQWGLSGIRPDYGYTDDLIVSLSQKMKVGLNASTVTREDIERWIELGVNTGNLEAWHNYYPRPDTGLDEDFFSERNRLFKEYGIQTMAFIPGDEQLRGPIYAGLPTLEKHRHVPPHIACADLLYHYKVDHVLVGDISISDEQLSKLSLLAEGVIPLDVENSNDQFERFHVDGRHENRPDPARDVIRSAASRRFHERPEPMISMERKCGAVTIDNVNYGRYAGEIQLTKRDLPADDRVNVIGNVTQNDLPLLQWVGASQPFDLRLKNDATDERN; this comes from the coding sequence ATGTCCATTTTTTTAGGAAGTGATAGTGACATGGAAGGGAAGTTAGAAAAAGCGCAGTCTTTCGGAGTGAAGGTGCTTTTCACTTCCTTACATATACCAGAAGACGATCACACGATCTATGAAACTCGTTTAAAAGAGCTTGGTCGTTTGGCAAAAAAATATAAGATGGAGTTAGTGGCGGACATCTCGCCTCACTCCATCACCTTTTTAGGAATTGAGAGCTATGAAGATTTACTTCAGTGGGGATTGAGTGGGATCCGGCCTGATTACGGGTATACCGATGATTTAATTGTATCGCTGTCTCAAAAGATGAAAGTTGGTCTTAATGCGAGCACCGTTACAAGAGAAGACATCGAGCGGTGGATTGAATTAGGTGTAAACACCGGGAATCTCGAAGCGTGGCATAACTATTACCCTCGTCCTGATACGGGACTTGATGAGGATTTCTTTTCTGAGAGAAATCGATTATTTAAAGAATACGGCATTCAAACGATGGCATTTATTCCAGGAGATGAACAGCTGAGAGGCCCTATTTATGCGGGCTTACCAACGCTTGAGAAACATCGCCACGTGCCTCCGCACATCGCTTGCGCTGATCTTCTTTATCACTACAAAGTGGACCACGTGTTGGTGGGGGATATTTCGATTAGCGACGAACAGCTTAGTAAACTATCACTTCTTGCAGAGGGCGTGATTCCACTTGACGTGGAGAATTCAAATGATCAGTTTGAAAGATTCCACGTCGATGGTCGGCATGAAAATCGACCTGATCCAGCTCGAGATGTGATTCGTTCCGCGGCTTCGAGACGCTTTCATGAACGTCCTGAGCCCATGATTTCAATGGAACGAAAATGTGGGGCAGTGACGATTGATAACGTGAACTATGGCCGATATGCCGGTGAAATTCAGCTAACAAAACGCGATCTTCCGGCAGACGATCGGGTGAACGTGATTGGAAATGTTACACAAAACGATTTGCCACTTTTACAATGGGTCGGGGCGTCGCAGCCCTTTGATTTACGTTTGAAAAATGATGCTACTGATGAAAGGAATTAA
- a CDS encoding tripartite tricarboxylate transporter permease, with product MLYGFQVVLTFQNIMFVFIGVLAGTLIGMLPGLGPISAIAIMIPLSYGMDPASALILMAGVYYGAVFGGSTSSILLNAPGISGTVATSFDGYPLAKQGKAGKALAIAAISSFAGGTVSVVALMLVAPLMASFAVSFGPTEYFALMLLGLTAIASLSEGSTVKALISATIGLIIATIGVDQQTGTQRFTFGNPNLLEGIDFLIIALGLFALAEVCSLILSRKSKMMDGNSNVGSLKITKKEAKEISGPIARHSVLGFILGVLPGAGATIASFMSYITEKKISKDPSSFGKGNIKGLAAPETSNNAATSGAFVPLLTLGIPGSGTTAVLLGALLVVGVQPGPLMLTDHPDVFWGVIASMYLGNLFLLVLNLPLIPFIARILYIPKALLISLVIIFCMIGVYGVSFSTFDLYLLLAFGVIGFIMRLLNFPAAPLILAFILGGMMEQSFRQALTISNGSYLTFFDSTVTIVLLILSLLSLTLPFIKSKLSKSKAEDEEEHLAS from the coding sequence ATGCTATACGGCTTTCAAGTTGTTTTAACCTTCCAAAACATCATGTTTGTTTTCATCGGCGTACTAGCCGGAACTCTAATTGGAATGCTTCCTGGACTAGGTCCTATTTCAGCCATTGCGATTATGATTCCGCTAAGCTATGGCATGGATCCCGCCTCCGCTCTTATTCTTATGGCAGGAGTTTACTATGGAGCGGTGTTCGGTGGATCAACCTCGTCCATTTTATTAAATGCACCAGGAATATCAGGAACTGTCGCCACATCATTTGATGGTTACCCGCTCGCCAAACAAGGTAAAGCTGGTAAAGCACTTGCCATTGCCGCTATTTCATCCTTCGCTGGTGGTACTGTAAGTGTTGTGGCTCTTATGTTAGTTGCACCTCTTATGGCCAGCTTTGCCGTCTCATTTGGACCGACTGAATATTTCGCCCTCATGTTACTCGGTCTAACAGCGATCGCGAGCTTGTCTGAAGGCTCAACGGTTAAGGCGTTAATTTCAGCAACAATTGGTTTAATCATCGCTACAATCGGCGTTGACCAACAAACAGGAACGCAGCGTTTTACTTTCGGGAACCCAAATCTTCTTGAAGGAATCGACTTTTTGATTATTGCTCTCGGACTTTTCGCGCTTGCAGAAGTTTGTTCATTAATCCTCTCGAGGAAATCAAAAATGATGGATGGAAACTCCAATGTTGGCTCTTTAAAAATCACGAAAAAAGAAGCAAAAGAAATTTCCGGACCGATTGCGCGTCACTCTGTGCTCGGATTTATTCTTGGGGTTCTTCCTGGCGCAGGCGCTACGATCGCTTCTTTCATGTCCTATATCACAGAGAAGAAGATTTCAAAGGACCCTTCGTCATTTGGAAAAGGAAACATTAAGGGACTTGCGGCACCAGAAACATCTAATAATGCTGCAACGAGCGGGGCTTTTGTTCCTCTTTTAACACTTGGTATTCCAGGCTCTGGAACAACCGCTGTTCTGCTTGGTGCCCTTCTCGTTGTCGGTGTGCAACCGGGTCCATTGATGCTGACCGATCATCCCGACGTTTTCTGGGGAGTTATCGCAAGTATGTATCTTGGCAACCTTTTCTTGCTAGTGTTGAACCTACCGCTTATTCCGTTTATCGCTCGGATTCTTTACATTCCAAAAGCGCTCTTAATCTCGCTTGTTATTATCTTCTGTATGATCGGGGTTTACGGAGTTAGCTTCAGCACTTTTGACCTGTATCTTTTACTAGCATTTGGAGTCATTGGATTTATTATGAGACTTCTAAACTTTCCAGCGGCACCGCTCATCCTCGCCTTTATTTTAGGAGGAATGATGGAGCAATCATTTAGACAGGCCCTTACGATCTCAAATGGAAGTTATCTGACGTTTTTCGATAGTACGGTTACGATTGTACTCCTTATTCTCTCACTCCTATCTCTTACGCTTCCTTTTATAAAAAGCAAACTTAGTAAAAGTAAAGCGGAAGATGAAGAAGAACATTTAGCATCTTAA
- a CDS encoding tripartite tricarboxylate transporter substrate binding protein, with protein sequence MSLLLGSALLLSACGSNESSGSSASDGEWSPDKPIEMIAPAGAGGGWDTTARTISKVMEKEKIIDKRMAVANKPGGGGAVGWSYVNKKGGNHTLFVTSPPILFVPLNGQSELGHNDFTPIAGVIADYSAFVVPANSPYDSMNDLVDALKEDPTSISVVGDSSPGSMDHMAFVKAVKAAGVDIKQLKYVSAQDGSGMSMLLGNKVDVYSTGLAEATEQARAGKVKVLAITSPEPLEGETVSEFPTLKEQGIDDEFIVWRGIMGPKDMDTKAAEFYEQAVKDMMETDEWKTQRDNFGWNDKFMSGDEFKEFLDQEYKTMEELLKEVGLAK encoded by the coding sequence ATGTCTCTTTTGTTGGGGAGCGCACTTCTATTAAGTGCTTGCGGAAGTAATGAAAGTTCAGGAAGCTCTGCATCAGATGGTGAGTGGAGTCCTGATAAACCAATTGAAATGATTGCGCCAGCCGGAGCAGGCGGTGGATGGGATACAACAGCACGAACAATCTCAAAAGTAATGGAGAAAGAAAAGATTATTGATAAACGAATGGCTGTTGCGAATAAACCTGGCGGCGGGGGTGCAGTTGGTTGGTCCTATGTAAACAAGAAAGGTGGTAACCATACGCTTTTCGTCACATCACCACCAATCTTGTTTGTTCCATTAAATGGCCAATCTGAACTTGGACACAACGATTTTACGCCAATAGCAGGCGTAATTGCAGATTACTCCGCGTTTGTTGTACCAGCTAATTCACCATACGACAGCATGAATGACCTTGTCGATGCTCTTAAAGAAGATCCAACATCGATTTCAGTTGTCGGCGATTCTTCTCCCGGAAGTATGGATCATATGGCCTTTGTAAAAGCGGTAAAAGCGGCTGGCGTAGATATTAAACAATTAAAATATGTTTCTGCTCAGGATGGCAGTGGAATGAGCATGCTCCTTGGAAATAAAGTAGACGTTTATTCAACTGGACTCGCTGAAGCAACGGAACAGGCGCGTGCTGGTAAGGTGAAAGTTCTTGCTATTACTTCCCCTGAACCCCTTGAAGGCGAAACAGTATCCGAGTTCCCAACACTTAAAGAACAAGGAATCGATGACGAGTTCATTGTTTGGAGAGGCATTATGGGACCAAAAGATATGGACACTAAAGCAGCAGAATTCTATGAGCAGGCTGTCAAAGACATGATGGAAACAGATGAGTGGAAAACGCAGCGCGATAACTTCGGATGGAATGATAAGTTTATGTCTGGTGACGAATTTAAAGAATTCCTTGATCAGGAATATAAAACAATGGAAGAACTTTTGAAAGAAGTCGGTTTAGCAAAATAA
- a CDS encoding PTS transporter subunit EIIC encodes MRKEERLANDILPLLGGPSNIQSLTSCMTRLRVTPIDSSKVDLEQLKEIDGVLGVVEAETVQVILGPGIVTKVAEEVSKMSGVEAEDMDDDDDIFEGLAAQTKSDLKQKNATPFKLFLRKIASIFIPLIPAIVASGLIAGITNIVIRSGVDPETSIVSILNFIGWGLFGYLGIFVGINAAKEFGGTPALGGIAGILIINPALADITLFGEQLVPGRGGLVGVMLAAFFMAWTERRVRRFVPSSLDIIVTPTISVLITGFATLIVLQPIGGFVSDLITQGLLGLIDAGGIFSGLILAGTFLPLVVTGLHQGLTPVHMELINTIGDDPLLPILAMGGAGQVGAAFAIYFKTKNKKLRKVIKAGLPVGILGIGEPLIFGVTLPLGRPFVTACLGAAIGGAFAAFFKVATIAIGVSGLPLIFLVNSNQILYYIISLVVAYFFGFVFTYLFGFKEEMTVAIDKGVSKTTAA; translated from the coding sequence GTGAGAAAAGAAGAACGCTTAGCTAATGACATTTTACCTCTTCTCGGTGGACCATCGAATATTCAATCGTTAACAAGTTGTATGACGAGACTTCGCGTAACACCAATTGATTCGTCAAAAGTAGATCTCGAACAGTTAAAAGAAATTGACGGCGTGCTCGGTGTAGTCGAGGCTGAAACGGTTCAGGTTATTTTAGGACCAGGCATTGTGACGAAGGTAGCAGAAGAAGTTTCTAAGATGAGTGGCGTCGAAGCAGAGGATATGGATGATGATGATGACATTTTTGAAGGCCTTGCAGCTCAAACAAAATCAGATTTGAAGCAAAAAAACGCTACGCCTTTCAAATTGTTTTTAAGAAAAATAGCCAGCATCTTTATTCCGCTCATTCCAGCGATCGTAGCCTCAGGTTTAATCGCTGGAATTACGAACATTGTCATCCGGTCAGGTGTCGATCCTGAAACGTCAATCGTGTCGATTCTTAATTTCATTGGTTGGGGACTCTTTGGTTATCTTGGTATTTTCGTTGGGATTAACGCAGCAAAGGAATTCGGTGGAACACCTGCATTAGGTGGAATTGCGGGTATTCTGATCATTAATCCGGCCCTTGCGGATATTACGCTCTTTGGTGAACAGCTCGTTCCTGGTCGCGGTGGTTTAGTTGGTGTCATGCTCGCTGCCTTTTTCATGGCCTGGACAGAGCGTCGCGTGCGTCGCTTCGTTCCTTCTTCTCTCGATATTATCGTAACGCCAACGATTTCAGTGTTAATTACAGGATTTGCGACGTTAATCGTGCTTCAGCCGATCGGCGGCTTCGTTTCAGATTTGATTACACAAGGACTATTAGGGTTAATTGACGCTGGAGGCATTTTCTCAGGACTGATTCTTGCAGGAACGTTCCTGCCGCTTGTTGTAACGGGACTGCATCAGGGTCTAACGCCAGTTCATATGGAATTAATTAATACGATTGGTGATGATCCACTGCTTCCGATTCTTGCAATGGGTGGCGCCGGTCAAGTTGGAGCAGCCTTCGCGATTTATTTTAAAACAAAAAATAAGAAGCTTCGAAAAGTGATTAAAGCAGGATTACCAGTTGGGATTTTAGGTATCGGAGAGCCGCTAATCTTTGGGGTGACATTGCCACTTGGCCGACCGTTCGTAACGGCATGTCTCGGTGCAGCGATCGGAGGCGCTTTTGCCGCATTCTTTAAAGTTGCGACAATCGCAATTGGCGTATCCGGCTTGCCGCTCATTTTCCTTGTGAATTCAAATCAAATTCTGTACTACATTATTTCCCTTGTCGTTGCTTACTTCTTCGGCTTTGTCTTCACGTATCTGTTCGGATTTAAGGAAGAAATGACGGTTGCAATTGATAAAGGAGTATCAAAGACGACGGCAGCATAG
- a CDS encoding DUF1343 domain-containing protein, translating to MKKWMVMLVTMVLVLSSLSVALADNNGKGNAYGHDKNKKKFKLGVEVLLEDQKELIEGKSVGLITNPTGVDQELNSIVDLLHNDADVDLKALYGPEHGVRGSAQAGEYVEYYIDEETGLPVYSLYGATKKPTPEMLEGIDVLLFDIQDVGTRFYTYIYTMAYAMEAAAENDIEFIVLDRPNPLGGEAVEGPVLNDEYSSFVGKYEIPLRHGMTVGELAQLFNEEFEIGANLTVVEMDKWKRDMYYDDTPLEWVLPSPNMPTLDTALVYPGAALIEGTNVSEGRGTTKPFELIGAPFINATELANELNDLELPGVAFRAASFTPSFSKHAGKLTHGVQIHVTDKEAFEPVTTGLSLVKTIHDLYPEDFEFRAENSAGVSFFDLLVGNGWIREAIENGESVEEMQQQWEGDLEDFKEVREDYLLY from the coding sequence ATGAAAAAGTGGATGGTTATGCTTGTTACGATGGTGCTCGTTCTATCATCTTTGTCAGTGGCGCTCGCTGATAACAATGGAAAAGGAAATGCGTATGGTCATGATAAAAATAAGAAGAAATTCAAGCTTGGTGTAGAAGTGCTCCTTGAAGATCAGAAAGAGTTAATCGAGGGAAAAAGCGTTGGGCTTATTACAAATCCAACGGGTGTTGATCAAGAGCTTAACAGTATCGTAGATTTATTACACAATGACGCTGATGTTGATTTGAAAGCGCTCTACGGTCCAGAACACGGGGTTCGTGGAAGTGCACAGGCCGGAGAATATGTTGAGTATTATATCGATGAAGAAACTGGCCTTCCTGTTTATAGTCTCTATGGCGCTACGAAAAAGCCTACTCCTGAAATGTTAGAAGGAATTGACGTGCTCCTCTTTGATATTCAAGACGTTGGAACGCGATTCTATACGTATATTTACACGATGGCTTACGCAATGGAAGCCGCTGCTGAGAATGACATTGAATTTATCGTTCTGGATCGACCGAATCCTCTTGGTGGTGAAGCAGTCGAAGGCCCAGTACTTAATGATGAGTACTCTTCTTTCGTTGGAAAATATGAAATTCCACTTCGCCACGGCATGACGGTAGGAGAGCTTGCCCAACTTTTTAATGAAGAATTTGAAATTGGCGCCAATCTGACAGTTGTTGAAATGGATAAGTGGAAGCGGGACATGTACTATGATGACACGCCTCTCGAATGGGTCCTTCCATCACCAAATATGCCAACGCTTGATACGGCACTCGTCTATCCAGGGGCTGCGTTAATTGAAGGTACGAACGTATCGGAAGGTCGCGGAACGACAAAACCATTTGAATTAATTGGTGCACCTTTTATTAACGCAACGGAATTAGCCAATGAATTGAATGATCTTGAGCTTCCAGGCGTTGCTTTTCGAGCTGCTTCTTTCACACCATCTTTCTCGAAGCACGCTGGGAAGTTAACACACGGCGTTCAAATTCACGTAACGGATAAGGAAGCATTTGAACCAGTTACAACAGGGCTTAGTCTTGTCAAAACGATTCATGATCTTTACCCAGAAGACTTCGAATTCCGCGCAGAAAACAGCGCTGGGGTTTCGTTCTTTGACCTTCTTGTAGGAAACGGATGGATTCGAGAAGCCATTGAAAATGGCGAAAGCGTCGAAGAAATGCAGCAGCAGTGGGAAGGGGATCTTGAAGATTTTAAAGAAGTAAGAGAAGATTACTTGCTTTACTAA